A stretch of DNA from Halococcus agarilyticus:
GCCGCCGTCCTCGCGGGACCAGCAGAAGGACTGGCCGCTTTCGAGCGTCGCCTGGAGGTCGATCCCGCCCGCGAGGTCGTCGAGATCGATCGTCCCGGATTCCATCACCGGAGCCACGCCGCGGGGCGGATTGGCCCTTTCGACTCGGTCCGCCCCAACGTTGATACCGCCCGACTGAGAAGGTCACGCATGGACTGTCGAGTCGTCGTCGAGGCCGCCGTGCCCGTCTACGACGTCGAGACGGCGGACGAGGCCGTGCGGATCGGCATCTCGAAGACCGGTGAGATGCTCAACCCCGACCTCAACTACGTCGAGATCGAGATGGGCACGCGCACGTCACCCTCCGGCGAGGAGCTGGAGCCGGCGTTCATCGTCGCCGACGAGGCGCTCGTCGCGCTCGAACTCGAGATGACGGTGTTCAACGTCGAACGCGAGGAACACGCCGCGCGGATCGCCCGCACCGAGATCGGCCAACGACTCGAAAACATCCCGCTCGAAGTGCTCGAAATCGAGGTACTCGATGAGGACACTGAGGACGCCGAGGAGGACACGAACGACGGGGCGGCCGACGAAAGTACGGCCGACGAAGGGGACGACGTTCTCCCCGAGTTCGACGAGCTGCTCGACGACGACTCGAAATAGCCAGCGCTGGCGCTACTGGGGAGAAGCGTCGACAGGAACGCTGCTATGGCCGTTCAGTCGGCAGCAGCCGGTACCGTCTCGCTCTCCGCGCGACGCATCTCGCCGGTGATTCCCTCGGCGAGCGCGAAAACGGCTTCCTTGTGGTCGGTCTTCGACTTGTGAATCGATGTCGGTCGAACGCCGAGGGACTCGTACCCCTCGTACTCGACCGCCGTCCCTGTTCGGGCTTCGTGGTGTTTGCGTACCTCTGCAAGCAGGCCGTGGAGGTGGATGAGCTCCTGCTTTTTCATAGGCAACTGGTCCTAGCGACTGGAGGGTTATAGTAGTGTATTGAGGTCCGTTAACACACGACCGCGGGGAAACGGCGGTTCAGGCCCACGCTGGAGGAATAAGGATCGTGAACGATCGCGCGGCTGTCGAGTCGTCGATCGGACGGCGTGAGGAACGACGACTACCCGAGCTGTTTCAGCGTACTGAGGTCGCGGTCGGTCCGCATGAACTCGGTGATGCGGTAGCTCGCGTGACAGTTCGGGCAGTGAAACACCGATCCCTGGGCGGGGAGATCGCGCGGCGTCGACCGCCAGTGTTTCGCACACTCCGGGCACAGAAGCTGGACGGCTGCTTCGTCCATGTCGACCTTCCACACACGAGGGCCACAAAAAGGTTCGCGTGAGTCAGGCGGCCATCACGTCGCCCTCGGCTTCGAGGAGCTCCTTGTACCGGTTGCGGATGGTGACCTCGGAGATGTCGGCGACCTCGCTGACGGCTCCCTGCGTGACCTTCTCGTTGGTGAGGAGGGCGGCGGCGTAG
This window harbors:
- a CDS encoding DUF555 domain-containing protein, producing the protein MDCRVVVEAAVPVYDVETADEAVRIGISKTGEMLNPDLNYVEIEMGTRTSPSGEELEPAFIVADEALVALELEMTVFNVEREEHAARIARTEIGQRLENIPLEVLEIEVLDEDTEDAEEDTNDGAADESTADEGDDVLPEFDELLDDDSK
- a CDS encoding UPF0058 family protein gives rise to the protein MKKQELIHLHGLLAEVRKHHEARTGTAVEYEGYESLGVRPTSIHKSKTDHKEAVFALAEGITGEMRRAESETVPAAAD
- a CDS encoding DUF7836 family putative zinc-binding protein; protein product: MDEAAVQLLCPECAKHWRSTPRDLPAQGSVFHCPNCHASYRITEFMRTDRDLSTLKQLG